CAAAGATAAAGGGTCTATACATCCTCTCCTTGAATTCACATCATTTTCGACTCTCCAGGAAATAAAGCCTGCTGCTACAATGAGGTCACATGGTTTTTCAGAACATGGGTCAGAAAAGGCATTGTAAGTCTAACTTCTTTGCTCTGAAGGCCAGAACTGTTACTAAAAAAACTTCTAATACTTTCCCAACACTCACTGCTAAGCCAAACTGTAAGAGCCACTTACAGGTGTTCCAGTCAGAAACCCCAGGCAGGTCCTCCAGGCCCCTCTTGGCAACACTCAGATTTtcttaaatcttatttttattttatgcataagcTCTTTATGCATTCTTGCATGCATGTGGCCAGATATGGACCACTGGATCCTGCAGATTTATGTGTGGCACTTTCTGGGAgacaacccaggtcctctgcaagagcaacaagtgctcttaactactgagccatctctccagccaacttGATTCAGAAACTTTGAAACAGAGTCAACTCATGCCCACCATACCCTGTACAACTTTCCAAATAGTATGAACTTTTTTCCTCGGTGCCTAAGGTTGACTGCAAGGTGTTGGCCACACTAGGCAAAGCTAATACCGGGCTACATCTCCAGTCCAGTAATGAAAGCTTTATCTGAGCGCCATGTTCCTGTTAAAAATATCTGAAGAGTGAAATGTGCTGTACACAAATATATAGTCTAAGGACCATGAACCTGAGATCAAACTCCAGGACCTACATGGTACACTCcatgtgtgcacccacacacatactcacaaaataaagaaataaatgacatAATGGCTTTAAAGCTTCTAAATTTCCTTCAAGTTAGAACTCTAAAAAGAATACAACGACTCTAATAGGTTTTAATGAGGTATGAATGGGTCTGAGATGTTGAGGCAATTTTAAAAGCTGAAGCTACTGTTTCCTcgagaaaaagggaggaggaggtgtAAAAGACAGCCACAAAAAATGAGAGCTGgaataaaatgatttttgatCAGAGGAGAGGGAGCGTTACAAACACAACATGAAAATAAAGTGGGTAGGACTAAGAAGTGTGAAGTATGAAAAGTGAGAAACCATTTTGTCCTAGTGAAAGGGAATACAATGAACTACATGTCATTCTAGAACTGTCATCTTGTGGGAAGAAACCACTTAAAGGCCATGTTTATGTCAATTTACTTAAACTGAAAACAGTGTGAAGGAATGTCAACCCAGAACCCATTCTTTGTCCCTAATACGTTCAGAGTTTAACAGTGTCTAGCACACAGACGTAATCAAAAATTGAGCTACCCGTGCCTAGATATAAGGCTCAGAAATAGCTTTTGTGCAGACGGCaggccctgggctcaattcccTGTGCCGTTTTTAAAAGAAGCTATTCAACTGTTAGTTCAAGCTTTTCGACTAAAATGATAAATGAAATCAATCAAACAACCGAATGTTAATAAGCTACACTACGTCGATTCTGGAAGGTGGTTACAGATTTAACGGGAGGCGGTAGAGGGAGCAGTCAACCTGACCCAGGAACGTGGAGCACGCACTGCTGGCAAAGCCTACACCGTTCCCGGGCTAAAGTGTAGGAGCCGGGCAGCCGGGCGCGCGCCACGGACGGGATGCGGTGGCTGGCGCAGATCCTTCATCCCCCATCGTCCCGCCTAAGTGGCTAGCAGGAGGCGTGTCTTACGTGGTCACCTACCCTCGTCGGCGTCATACATCTTGGCCAAAGGTTTCTGGAGCTCTTAACTCGAAATCACAAAACTAGAGTTGAAAAGCGCTGCAGCAAACTCTGAGCGCCAGACGAAGTAATTTCCGTCTCCGGCGTTCCCAGAATCCTCGGCGTCAAAGCGAGAGGGCGGGGAAATGAGAGATTTGCGCCTGCGCAAATAGGAAACGGCTGGCAGGAGTGAATTACGCATGTGCGAGTTATAGGTTGCTGGCTGGCGTTGAAGATAGACAGCTTCTCAGCCAGAAGTTGGATTCAGTTTATGAAAGTTTATTGTTGCGTGTTTTTTAGTGTTGTTGCACAAATGACACTTGGTTTGTGTAGAGATATATGGGAAGAATGGCTCTGGTTGTGGGCTAAGCACTGAGGACCTTCTGCTCACCCAGCCTTTGCACGTTTGACTGAATTCTCGGGTCTCAGAGCTTTCATCGCGAGAAATCTAGGCTTGGTCACGCCGTTGGACAGTTCCTTCGTTGTCTGGTCCTGGGAGTTTCTCGGACGCTAACACGCGTGCGCGCTCGAGGCCCCGCCCTCCTCGCGCTGTCCACATGCTGCCCGCGCGCCTGGGTTGTAGGCTGCTGTGCGGGCTCCTACGGGGCCCCGCACCAGCCGCTGCGTGCCGTGGCCCAGCACGGTGGCTCCTGGAGGGGAAGTGTGAGGCCACCATCTGCCAGCGTGGATCATCCCTGGGCCGCCGAGCTCCCCCTAGTTCCACGGCGACCGAGGACTGTGAAGAAGGAACCGACACGGAGGAACGCTTTCTGTTCCCGGAGTACGTCCCGGAGCGGACCCCTGAGGAACAGCTGCGGGAATTGCGGGAGCTGCGGGAGttgcagcagctgcagcaggagaAAGAACGACAGAGGTTGCAGCGGCGGGAGGAGCGGCTTCAGCAGAAACTGCGGGCAGGCCTCCGGGCTCTGCCGGTCCCGGAGCTTCCAGACGCATCGGTGCCGCCCAGCGGCATCTACTGCTCGGGCTGCGGAGCCGAGCTCCACTGCCAGCATCCTGGCCTGCCCGGCTACTTGCCGGGCGAGAAGTTCCGCGATGCTGCCCAGGCGGAAGGTGGCCTGGCGCGGACCGTGTGCCAACGCTGCTGGCTACTGGTGCACCACCGCCGTGCCCTGCGCCTGCAGGTGAGCCGCGATCAGTACCTGGAGCTTGTGAGCACCGCGCTGCAGAGACCGGGGCCCGCTCTGGTGCTTTATATGGTGGATCTGCTTGACCTGCCGGACGCTCTGCTGCCCGACTTGCCCAAGCTGGTGGGCCCCAAGCAGCTCTTCGTGCTGGGGAATAAAGTGGACCTGCTGCCCCAGGATGCGCCCGGCTACTTACAGCGGCTGCGGAAGCGGCTGTGGAACGACTGTATCCGCGCCGGGCTCGTGGTGGCCCCTGGTCATCGAGGACCACAGTACCCTACTGGAAATGAGCCACTGGACGAGATAAAGAATCAGAATCCGTCGTCCAGGTCCCGCACGGTGGTCAAAGACGTGCGGCTGATTAGCGCCAAGACGGGCTATGGAGTTGAAGAACTGATCTCTGCTCTTCAGCGTTCCTGGCGCTACCGCGGCGATGTCTACCTGGTGGGCACCACGAACGCTGGCAAGTCCACTCTCTTTAACACACTCCTGGAGTCTGATTACTGCACCGCCAAGGGCTCCGAAGCCATCGACAGAGCCACCATCTCCCCCTGGCCAGGTGAGGCCCCATTGCTTAGAAATTAGATTTGACCCAGGCACCTAGTACATCTCCCCTTAAATGTCTACCTTGAGCATCCTGGAGCCGTCCCTCTCTTTGGTCATACCTCTTGGGTCAGGTTAGTGTTTGGAAATTCAATGCATATTTGGTTTTCTAATAGAGATGTTTCTAGAGGCCTGGGGATAAAGCTTGAAAGCTAAAATGCTTGCCTAGTAGACCTGAAACCTGAGTTAGTCCGcagcatcctccccagcactagggaggaggaagaggcaggaggatcaggaggaaaTCAAagccattctcagctacatagttGGAGGCTACCGTGGAGTAgatccataaacaaacaaaatggttCTCTTTTTACTCTGACTGTTTACCCTCAATCTTACTCTTCACCCCCTAAATTTACTCATTCTTGGACAGTTTCACATCTGAAAGAGCTGATGCACTATGGTGTGTGAAGATACCTCAAGAAGAAAtgccagttttctgagaaactaacAGCTTGGCATGGGGATACTATCTGTCATcacagctctggggaggcagaacCTGAGGCCAAGGCTGCCAGGCAAAAGCCTATCTGAAgggagaagctgaggaaggagggggaaacaTGCATACTTGGAGTGTTACAGTCTTAGGAATTAGGTGTGTTCCCTTGAAAGAAAGCGGAGTTTAACTCGATTAGCTACCCTTTGGCACTTCATACTTAAAGCTATCTCTGGCTGTACTATCTTGGATGTACTacagcagtggtcctcaacctgtgggtcgtgacctcTCGGGGAGTCAAACAACCTTCACCCAGGGAtagcctaagaccatcagaaaacacagatatttccaTCTGATAACAGTACCAAACAACAGTACCAAcagtacagttatgaagtagccacgaaaaataattttatggttggaggttatcacaacatgaggaactgtatctaTAAacgatcacagcattaggaaggttgagcacCACTGATATAGAGGATAAATAGGAAAGCTGGGGTAAAATGGACTTGTATCCAGATTATGACTTAGCCTATGACCCAATCAGCAGGGCTATTTTCTCGTTTGTAAAGAGTATGGAATAACTACATAGTGGTTGTCGTAAAGTTAAAGGAAATAAATCAGAAATGTTTGGTCTTCTTCTCTCACGCtctttttgaaaaatttattCTCTTGGTATTTCAGGTACCACATTAAACCTCCTGAAGTTTCCTATTTGCAACCCGACTCCTTACAGAATgttcaaaagacaaaaaaggcTTCAAGAGGATGCGAgcaaaactgaagaagatcttagTGAGCAAGAACAAAGTCAGCTCAATCAGCTGAAAAAGCACGGCTACATAGTAGGTATGCATTACATAGTAGGTAGGCATCCTTCCTCTGTGTAAAGTTGTTTAGAGCCGTGCAGGGCAGCCGCTGGGGCTAGCCATTTTCCCAGGAAGAGACTTCTTCCTTCCCTATTCTGGAGTATAGGCTTTTTGTAGGAAAGACTACTATCATTTGGAAACCCAAACTAGTGAAGGCAGTAAAGGTCTCTGACTAGGTTCTCCATCCCTATGGTATCTCTCGTCTGATTTCATTAATGGAAAGGAAAAGGGGTTTTTTAACACCTGACTGAATAAACACAGCCTGAAACACAATTGACTGTGGAGAGGATGACCCACATTATCTTCTAAAAAGAAGGCAAAAGTATCGTCATAGCCACACTCTTATTCATACACATAGTCTGAATGACTTACTTAAGGCAAACATAAAAGATGTCTTTGGAGCCCAGCCTAATGGTggacacctttagtcccagcacttgggaggcagaggcaagtgaatctctatgagttcaaaaccaacctcttctacatagagaattccaggacagccagagctacatagtgagaccctttctcagagTGGGTAGGTCTTCAGGGATGTCAGGTACATACCTGTACTCACAACACTTaggagatttaaaaacaaacaacaaccaagataaatgcatacatgtgtatgtatacatacatatatatgtgaccTGTTTCCTGTAGAAGCTGAGGAAAGAAAATTCTAAGTTTAATACCATCTTGAACCATGTATAGAGAACCCATCTCAAAAACTTTTCTTGAGGCTGGAGGGATGCTCAACATTTGGAGCACTAAAAGCTCTTCCGGGGAACccaggttcacttcccagcacccacatggcagctcacaactgtctgtaactcccaagatctgatactctcttccaGACATAAGgtcaggcaaaacactaatgcacacatttttttcttatgacCCAAAATCAAAGCATTAACGGAATGTCTGATAACCTCGGTTTAATTTGCTGTAGGAAGAGTCGGAAGAACATTCTTGCACTCCAGACAGCAGAAGGAAGAGGTTCCCTTTGAGTTTGATGCTGACTCGCTGGCCTTTGACATGGGAAATGAACCCGTTGTGTCTGTGCGCAAAAGCaccaaacaaacagaactgaCCCCAGAAGACGTGAAAGACGCCCACTGGTTTTATGACACCCCTGGGATCACAAAAGAAAACTGCGTATGTATTTGGTTTCTTTCAGAaacatttgcttttaattttagagGTACTCTGTTAACTGGCAGAAAGCACGCAAAGAGGTGTACTTCCCTGTTAAAACTCCtttccggtttctttatgaaagtagTTCAAGGAGGAATGTGTGAATCAAATTCTGTATTCACTCTGTTGCCAACGCTGTAGGCAAACTACAGCATTAACATTGTGTTAGACGTTCCCGTATTTTAAGGCTAGAAAGCACAAATATTGCGATCCAGCCTCCTAGTCTGTGCTTGGATTCCCTTGCGGGCAGGTCAATCATGATGTCAAATAGTTTGAACTGAGGTGAGTTACAACTTATTGGAACAATGTTGTGTGAACTCCCAGGATATTCAGCTATTGTGTGCCTGCTCTTCTCATTGCACTGAAAGTCTCCCAGTAACCTGTACCCATTGTTCTTCACGGATGTGTGGGACAAACATCGTACGTATTTCCTCTGACAAatcttaaaatactttaaattctAAGTGGCCTAAGTGACCGCATTTTTTGAGTCCTGCTATGATCCATCCTTTTACTCACATCGCAGTGTCTCGCGGGTGACTTGGCTTTTGTCTGATTAAATTGAGCCTATACTTAGgtaagcatggtggtgcacacattttGCTTAATAGtccagttgcatccattttcctataaaaAAAAGTAACTTCATTTATTATGGCTATTCAAACTTCCTGTCTGT
This is a stretch of genomic DNA from Rattus norvegicus strain BN/NHsdMcwi chromosome 14, GRCr8, whole genome shotgun sequence. It encodes these proteins:
- the Noa1 gene encoding nitric oxide-associated protein 1 isoform 1 (isoform 1 is encoded by transcript variant 1); the encoded protein is MLPARLGCRLLCGLLRGPAPAAACRGPARWLLEGKCEATICQRGSSLGRRAPPSSTATEDCEEGTDTEERFLFPEYVPERTPEEQLRELRELRELQQLQQEKERQRLQRREERLQQKLRAGLRALPVPELPDASVPPSGIYCSGCGAELHCQHPGLPGYLPGEKFRDAAQAEGGLARTVCQRCWLLVHHRRALRLQVSRDQYLELVSTALQRPGPALVLYMVDLLDLPDALLPDLPKLVGPKQLFVLGNKVDLLPQDAPGYLQRLRKRLWNDCIRAGLVVAPGHRGPQYPTGNEPLDEIKNQNPSSRSRTVVKDVRLISAKTGYGVEELISALQRSWRYRGDVYLVGTTNAGKSTLFNTLLESDYCTAKGSEAIDRATISPWPGTTLNLLKFPICNPTPYRMFKRQKRLQEDASKTEEDLSEQEQSQLNQLKKHGYIVGRVGRTFLHSRQQKEEVPFEFDADSLAFDMGNEPVVSVRKSTKQTELTPEDVKDAHWFYDTPGITKENCILNLLTEKEIDIVLPTHSIIPRTFVLKPGMVLFLGGIARVDFLQGNQSAWFTVVASNFLPVHISSLDKADALYEKHAGQELLLVPMGGKERMAQFPPLVAEDITLKGGGEAEAVADIKFSSAGWVAVTPYSEGTLHLRAYTPEGTALTVHPPVLPYIVNVKGQRIKKSAAYKTKKPPSLIHNLKKHR
- the Noa1 gene encoding nitric oxide-associated protein 1 isoform 2 (isoform 2 is encoded by transcript variant 2), with the translated sequence MLPARLGCRLLCGLLRGPAPAAACRGPARWLLEGKCEATICQRGSSLGRRAPPSSTATEDCEEGTDTEERFLFPEYVPERTPEEQLRELRELRELQQLQQEKERQRLQRREERLQQKLRAGLRALPVPELPDASVPPSGIYCSGCGAELHCQHPGLPGYLPGEKFRDAAQAEGGLARTVCQRCWLLVHHRRALRLQVSRDQYLELVSTALQRPGPALVLYMVDLLDLPDALLPDLPKLVGPKQLFVLGNKVDLLPQDAPGYLQRLRKRLWNDCIRAGLVVAPGHRGPQYPTGNEPLDEIKNQNPSSRSRTVVKDVRLISAKTGYGVEELISALQRSWRYRGDVYLVGTTNAGKSTLFNTLLESDYCTAKGSEAIDRATISPWPGTTLNLLKFPICNPTPYRMFKRQKRLQEDASKTEEDLSEQEQSQLNQLKKHGYIVGRVGRTFLHSRQQKEEVPFEFDADSLAFDMGNEPVVSVRKSTKQTELTPEDVKDAHWFYDTPGITKENCILNLLTEKEIDIVLPTHSIIPRTFVLKPGMVLFLGGIARVDFLQGNQSAWFTVVASNFLPVHISSLDKADALYEKHAGQELLLVGLQ